A DNA window from Siniperca chuatsi isolate FFG_IHB_CAS linkage group LG6, ASM2008510v1, whole genome shotgun sequence contains the following coding sequences:
- the LOC122877719 gene encoding uncharacterized protein LOC122877719, translating to MENIVIENMTFGRGRGFESFAPTPAVGKGRGVLSFSPDASTPKSLYDGLAQAGCGFNSPQCDVTSGVHGKEGVNEKLLTDIASQIGVSIGESIATCIEHRLGNAMGSSVVGTSANDSSMLNVIVRQDVREPVSFKGDGTDTCSVREWEVMMLSYMKKSCIPVSEQAEEVILKLVGRAREVVKVGIRSKPVLTLTDGPEPIFEILKQHFSDTVTSSLPLADFYATLPHSGEHPFDYWLRLNKALEVTEDSLKRQNKTFDCLSRDLAAMFIQNCPDPELSLILRCKPMHQWTVADIHEKLVERAKDLRQTPKQKVNTVLFSQHREVAAPLHSVSPVTANVAAVAPPNVQPAECAPDRLDKVIALLERVLAQQEQQPRLFSKYNARTQNPKVRAGLPCAVCGDAGHTTVHHCRSDHLCFSCYAPDHTRAECPVATVKPRATTQTAQQQEN from the coding sequence ATGGAAAATATTGTCAttgaaaatatgacatttggTAGAGGGAGGGGTTTTGAGTCTTTTGCCCCTACACCTGCTGTTGGTAAAGGCAGAGGTGTGCTTTCATTTTCTCCGGATGCATCCACACCAAAGTCACTCTATGATGGCTTGGCACAAGCTGGCTGTGGTTTCAATTCTCCACAATGTGACGTTACGTCTGGTGTACATGGAAAAGAGGGTGTCAATGAGAAACTCTTAACTGATATAGCTTCACAGATTGGCGTTTCTATTGGTGAGAGTATTGCCACCTGCATTGAGCATCGCCTTGGTAATGCTATGGGTTCGAGTGTGGTTGGGACATCTGCTAATGATTCTTCAATGCTAAATGTCATTGTGCGCCAAGATGTGAGGGAACCTGTGAGTTTTAAAGGGGATGGTACTGACACATGTTCTGTTCGGGAGTGGGAGGTTATGATGCTTTCCTATATGAAAAAGAGTTGTATCCCTGTGTCTGAACAAGCTGAAGAGGTTATATTAAAGCTGGTGGGGAGGGCCCGTGAGGTGGTTAAGGTGGGCATACGCAGTAAGCCAGTTCTGACTTTGACTGACGGCCCTGAGCCCATTTTTGAGATACTGAAGCAGCATTTTAGTGACACTGTGACCTCTAGTTTGCCATTAGCTGACTTTTATGCTACTCTACCCCACTCTGGCGAACACCCCTTTGACTACTGGCTGAGACTTAACAAAGCCCTAGAAGTGACTGAGGACTCTTTGAAAAGACAGAATAAGACTTTTGACTGTCTGTCACGTGACCTAGCCGCCATGTTTATACAGAACTGTCCCGACCCTGAACTGTCACTCATATTGAGGTGCAAGCCTATGCATCAATGGACAGTTGCTGACATTCATGAAAAGCTGGTAGAACGTGCTAAGGACCTCAGACAGACACCCAAGCAGAAAGTGAACACTGTCTTGTTTTCGCAGCACCGAGAGGTTGCTGCCCCTCTGCATAGTGTGTCTCCGGTTACTGCGAATGTGGCTGCTGTCGCACCACCCAATGTACAACCAGCTGAGTGTGCACCAGACCGCCTGGACAAAGTTATTGCTCTGCTTGAACGTGTCCTGGCGCAACAAGAACAGCAGCCCAGGCTTTTCAGTAAGTACAATGCCCGCACACAAAACCCCAAAGTCAGAGCCGGTCTGCCCTGTGCTGTGTGCGGAGATGCTGGACACACTACAGTACACCACTGCAGGTCTGACCATCTATGCTTTAGCTGTTACGCTCCTGACCACACCAGAGCTGAGTGTCCCGTTGCCACGGTCAAACCCAGAGCCACTacacaaacagcacagcagcaggaaaacTAG